The Benincasa hispida cultivar B227 chromosome 11, ASM972705v1, whole genome shotgun sequence genome has a segment encoding these proteins:
- the LOC120089938 gene encoding uncharacterized protein LOC120089938 isoform X1 — MGEVFVYVDDFQFQTSYDVSRCRICHEEEFESPLQLEAPCSCSGTIKFAHRDCIQRWCSEKGSTVCEICLQNYEPGYTAPSKKPQHADPGVTIRNSVEIPRSEDEETAEPPDDGGALDTACSTTADRGASCCKSVALTFTLVLLVRHFYDVVAVGTAEYPFTVATVLFLRASGIIFPMYVIIRMITTIQNSVYRNRYQYQNHEDSDDGEDISSFEDDDRRLHHIV; from the exons ATGggtgaagtgtttgtttatgtggatgattttcaatttcaaacttCCTACGATGTTTCACGCTGTAGGATTTGCCACGAAGAAGAATTCGAAAGCCCTCTTCAACTCGAAGCCCCCTGTTCTTGTTCAGGTACCATTAAG ttcgCTCACAGAGATTGTATTCAGAGATGGTGCAGCGAAAAAGGCAGCACAGTTTGTGAAATTTGTCTCCAG AATTACGAACCAGGATATACTGCACCTTCTAAGAAGCCTCAACACGCCGATCCAGGTGTCACCATAAg GAATAGTGTGGAAATCCCGAGAAGCGAGGACGAAGAGACGGCAGAGCCACCCGATGACGGCGGCGCGTTGGACACTGCCTGCTCCACCACCGCTGACCGCGGTGCCTCCTGCTGTAAATCCGTCGCTCTTACC TTTACTTTAGTGTTGTTGGTGAGACACTTCTATgatgtggttgctgttggcacTGCAGAGTATCCATTTACAGTTGCCACG GTGCTTTTTTTAAGAGCCAGTGGAATTATTTTTCCCATGTATGTGATAATTCGAATGATCACCACTATTCAAAATAGTGTTTATCGAAATCGGTATCAGTATCAGAATCACGAG GATTCTGATGATGGTGAAGATATTTCAAGCTTTGAAGATGATGATAGAAGACTTCATCATATTGTCTAA
- the LOC120089938 gene encoding uncharacterized protein LOC120089938 isoform X2: MWMIFNFKLPTMFHAVGFATKKNSKALFNSKPPVLVQFAHRDCIQRWCSEKGSTVCEICLQNYEPGYTAPSKKPQHADPGVTIRNSVEIPRSEDEETAEPPDDGGALDTACSTTADRGASCCKSVALTFTLVLLVRHFYDVVAVGTAEYPFTVATVLFLRASGIIFPMYVIIRMITTIQNSVYRNRYQYQNHEDSDDGEDISSFEDDDRRLHHIV, encoded by the exons atgtggatgattttcaatttcaaacttCCTACGATGTTTCACGCTGTAGGATTTGCCACGAAGAAGAATTCGAAAGCCCTCTTCAACTCGAAGCCCCCTGTTCTTGTTCAG ttcgCTCACAGAGATTGTATTCAGAGATGGTGCAGCGAAAAAGGCAGCACAGTTTGTGAAATTTGTCTCCAG AATTACGAACCAGGATATACTGCACCTTCTAAGAAGCCTCAACACGCCGATCCAGGTGTCACCATAAg GAATAGTGTGGAAATCCCGAGAAGCGAGGACGAAGAGACGGCAGAGCCACCCGATGACGGCGGCGCGTTGGACACTGCCTGCTCCACCACCGCTGACCGCGGTGCCTCCTGCTGTAAATCCGTCGCTCTTACC TTTACTTTAGTGTTGTTGGTGAGACACTTCTATgatgtggttgctgttggcacTGCAGAGTATCCATTTACAGTTGCCACG GTGCTTTTTTTAAGAGCCAGTGGAATTATTTTTCCCATGTATGTGATAATTCGAATGATCACCACTATTCAAAATAGTGTTTATCGAAATCGGTATCAGTATCAGAATCACGAG GATTCTGATGATGGTGAAGATATTTCAAGCTTTGAAGATGATGATAGAAGACTTCATCATATTGTCTAA